ACATCCTGAAACAGCGTAAAGACGGTTATGATGGTAAAGGAGTGATGAAGATAAACAACCTGGCAGATATAGAAAATGCTTTTGATGCACCATGTTTAATCGAGCAACTGGTAGATTTCGAGAAAGAAGTCGCCGTAATTGTTTCCAGAAACCCTAACGGAGATGTAAAAACATTCCCGATGGTGGAAATGGAATTCAACGCAGAAGCAAACCTGGTAGAATTTCTGATTTCTCCTTCCACTTACCCGGCATCCATTCAGCATAAAGCGGAGACCATTGCTAAAAATATTGCTTCCTCACTGAACATTACCGGATTATTGGCGGTAGAAATGTTCATCACTAAAAACGGAGATATCCTGGTGAATGAGCTTGCCCCACGTCCACACAATAGCGGACACCATACCATTGAAGGAAATTATGTTTCTCAGTTTGACCAGCATTTACGAGCCATCTTCAACCTTCCATTAGGGGATACACGCACCATAAACAATGCCGTAATGATCAATCTTCTCGGAGAAAAAAATCATAATGGGGTGGCCAAATATCAGGGATTAGAAAAAATCATGGCCATTGAAGGAGTATACATCCACCTTTATGGTAAAAAATATACCAAACCTTTCCGCAAAATGGGACACGTTACCATTGTAGATCAGAACCGCGAGAAGGCTATAGAAAAAGCCAATTATATTAAAGACACACTAAAAGTTATTTCCTAATGAGCATACAAGTAGGCATTATTATGGGCAGCAAGTCTGACCTTCCTATCATGAAAGACGCAGCCGATATCTTAAAAGAATTCGATATCCAATTTGAAATGACCGTAGTGTCTGCTCACCGCACGCCGGAAAGAATGTTTGAATACGCAAAACAAGCTGCATCAAGAGGATTAAAAGTGATCATCGCCGGTGCCGGTGGTGCTGCACATTTACCGGGAATGGTAGCTTCAATTACCACATTACCTGTAATTGGCGTGCCGGTAAAATCTTCTAATTCTATTGATGGATGGGATTCTATATTGTCTATCCTGCAAATGCCAAATGGCATTCCTGTAGCAACCGTAGCACTAAACGCTGCAAAGAATGCAGGTTTACTTGCGGCTCAGATCCTGGCAACAGCCAGCCCGGAGCTTTCAGCAAAAATGCAGGCTTATAAAGACGATCTTAAGAAAAAGATCGAAGAAAGTGCCATAGATCTTGAAAATTATTAATTGAGATTAGGATCCTGAGGGAAATTACTCACATGGGCGTATTTAGGCCCAAGATTAATGATTACCTCCTTCCAGAGTTCCTCTTCATTGTTAGAGAATACCACATCAGCATGAAACTGATCGGACACAATCCAGGTATTCTCTTTCATTTCATTCTTTAGCTGAACGCCCGACCATCCGGAATACCCGATAAAGAATTTAATATCAGCAGGCTGAATGCTGTGGTTATTAATCAGCACTTTTAAAGTCTCAAAATTCCCCCCCCAACATACCCCTTTCGCAATCTCTTCTCCGTCTGTGATCAGGTCCTGACGCCTATGGATAAAATGAATGGTATCAATCGCCACCGGCCCCCCAAGATAAACCGGAAAATCGCCACCAACAAAGTCAGGCACTAAATCATTGAGCAACAAAGTACTGCGCTGATTCAGGATAAAACCTACTGTTCCCTCCTCCTGATGCTCGGTAAGAAAAACTACAGAACGCTTAAAATTAGGATCCATTAAGAATGGTTCTGAAATTAATAATTTACCTGCTGATGGCTCTAATCGACTTAACATTTCGGAAATTTAGCGATAAAATTAAATAAACTAAAACCTATTTTTGTACATGGAGCTGAATAAAGAAAATCTACAGAATTTAAGACAGGAATACCGCTCAGCAGAACTAGCCGAAACTGATGTGGAAAGTAATCCCATCCTGCAGTTTAAAAAATGGTTTACCGAGGCCGTAGATGCCCAGATCTTCGAGCCCAATGTCATGACACTGGCGACGGCAAATTCCGACAGCAAGCCCTCTGCACGTATCGTCCTTTTAAAGGGCTTTGATGAAGATGGTTTCGTATTCTTCACGAATTACGATAGTGACAAAGGAAAAGATCTGGCAGAAAACCCGCAGGCATCACTGGTGTTCTTCTGGGCTGAGCTGGAAAGACAGGTACGCATAGATGGAGTAGTCAGCAAGATTGACGCAGCAGCATCTACCGATTATTTTCACTCCCGTCCGATCGGAAGTCAGATTGGGGCCTCGGCCTCTCCGCAAAGCAGGGTGATCCCGAACAGGGAATCTTTAGAAGAGAAAGTAGCAGAACTGAGTACCGCTTACCAGGACAAAGAAATTCCACGCCCGCTTCATTGGGGAGGGTACCTGGTAGAACCTACACATATTGAATTCTGGCAAGGCAGGCCAAGCAGGCTGCATGATCGTTTAAATTATCAGTTGGTGGATGGTTCATGGATTATCAATAGATTAGCACCCTAATTACTCATTACCATAAAAAAACTTAAATGAAGAACATCGCAGTGATTGGCTCAGGAACAATGGGCAATGGAATCGCACATACTTTTGCGCAATTCGGATATCAGGTCAACTTAATTGATATTAACAATGAAGCTTTGGAACGCGCCATCAGTACCATCGGAAAAAACCTGGATCGTCAGGTCACCAAAGGTACAATTACGGAGTCCGACAAAGCAAATACCCTGAAAAACATTACGAATTTCACTCAGATCGCAGAAGGCGTCGCCAATGCAGACCTGATTGTGGAAGCGGCAACAGAAAATCTGGAGCTGAAGTTAAAGATCTTTAAAGACCTGGATTCTTTTGCCAAACCGGAGGCTATTCTGGCCAGTAATACCTCCTCCATTTCCATCACCAAAATAGCTTCTGTAACCAGCAGGGGAGATAAAGTGATCGGTATGCATTTCATGAACCCGGTTCCGGTGATGAAGCTGGTAGAGGTGATCAGGGGTTATGCTACCAGTGATGAAACCACCGCCACCGTAATGGACCTTTCGACAAAACTGAGTAAGGTTCCGGTAGAAGTAAATGATTATCCTGGCTTCGTAGCCAACAGGATTCTGATGCCGATGATCAACGAAGCCATTTATACCTTGTATGAAAGCGTAGCTGGTGTGGAAGAGATCGATACCGTAATGAAACTGGGAATGGCACACCCGATGGGCCCGCTTCAACTGGCAGATTTTATAGGCCTGGATGTTTGTCTGGCTATCTTAAATGTGCTCCATGACGGATTCGGAAATCCTAAATATGCACCCTGCCCCTTACTGGTAAATATGGTGACTGCAGGAAGCAAAGGTGTAAAATCCGGTGAAGGGTTTTATAACTATGCCAAAGGTATTAAGGAAGCAGTTGTTGCAGCCAAGTTTAGCAAATAATATCAATTACAAGCCTTTTATACTAACTTTACCCCATGAACGAAAATCTTGATCCCAATTCAGAAAGCTTAACTCCCTTTGAACGTGATATTGAAAAAGTATTGCGCCCGCAGGAATTTGAAGACTTTACGGGTCAGGATAAGATCATGGAAAACTTAAAAATCTTTGTCAAGGCTGCAAAGTTACGCGGAGAACCTTTGGACCATGTTTTACTGCATGGTCCTCCGGGACTTGGCAAAACCACCCTCTCTTATATCATTGCCAATGAAATGGGTGTAGGAATTAAAGTAACTTCCGGCCCTGTTCTGGATAAACCCGGAGATCTTGCCGGATTACTCACTAATCTGGAATCAGGAGACATCTTATTTATTGATGAGATCCACCGTCTGAGCCCTCTTGTGGAAGAATACCTGTATTCTGCTATGGAGGATTTTAAGATTGACATCATGCTGGAAAGTGGCCCAAATGCCCGTTCTGTACAGATTTCACTGAACCCTTTCACCCTGGTCGGAGCCACAACCCGATCCGGATTATTAACCGCACCATTAAGGGCACGGTTTGGAATCAATTCCCGACTCGCGTACTATGATGCAAAATTACTAACCACAATCGTTCTGCGGTCCTCGGATATTTTAAAAACCCCGATTACCGAAGAGGGAGCTTACGAAATTGCCCGCCGCAGCAGAGGTACACCCCGTATCGCCAATGCGCTGTTAAGAAGAACCCGGGATTTTGCACAGATCAAAGGAAACGGACAAATCGATACTGAGATTGCCAGATATGCTTTAAGAGCCTTAAATGTTGATGAACATGGTCTGGATGAAATGGACAACAAGATCCTGGTGACCATCATTGACAAGTTCAAAGGAGGTCCTGTGGGTCTGAAAACCATCGCTACTGCCGTCGGTGAAGATGAAGGCACGATCGAAGAAGTTTACGAACCATTCCTGATTCAGGAAGGTTTTCTGATGCGTACTTCCAGAGGAAGAGAAGTCACCGAAGCCGCCTATAAACACCTGCAAAAGAATTTCCCCGGACAAACTGGGAAATTATTTTAGAAATTCAACCTGTTTAGGCATCATTTCTGATCTTATTAGCTAAATTTAGCTGATTATGAATATAGAAACAAGAAAACTTACCCTAGCAGATTACAATGATTTGAAAGAATCAATGCAACAGGCCTATGATACCCTGGGTGGACAGATATGGAGCAGAAGCAGCATTGAAAGATTACTTAAATTATTTCCGGAAGGTCAGCTCTGCATTGCGGTAGACGATAAAGTGGTGGCTTGTTCCCTATCAATCATCGTAGATTATGATGAGTATGGTGATAAACATACCTATAAAAATATTACCGGAGATTATTCCTTCTCTACTCACGATGCTGAAGGAGATGTATTGTATGGAATAGAAATATTTGTAAGCCCTGAATTCAGGGGATTAAGACTGGGCAGAAGGTTATATGAAGCCAGAAAAGAGCTTTGCGAAAGCCTGAACCTGAAAAGTATCATTGCCGGAGGGAGAATCCCACGCTATCATGAATATGCGGCAACCCTCAGTCCCAGACAGTATATTGATAAGGTAAAAGCAAAAGAGATCTTCGATCCTACCCTGACTTTCCAGATCTCCAATGATTTTCACGTCCGGAAAGTACTCAAAAATTACCTGCCCGGAGACCATGAGTCCAAAGATTATGCAACGCTGCTGGAATGGAACAATATTTACTACCAGGGGATAGACGCTTCTGCACGCTCAGCAAAAACCATCAGAATTGGTTTGGTACAATGGCAAATGCGTCTTTTTCCAGATATCGATGCCTTTTACGAACAGGTGGAATTCTTTGTGGATGCAGTGAGTGGATATAAATCAGACTTCATCATGTTCCCGGAGTTCTTTAATACGCCACTCTTGCAACCTTACAACCATCTGCCTGAAATGGAAGCCATGCGTAAACTGGCAGAGCAGACAGAAGAGATTGTACAAAAGATTCAGGAATATGCCGTTTCCTATAATGTAAATGTAATTTCGGGCAGTATGCCCATTATAGAGAATAACAAACTTTATAATGCGACCTATTTATGCCATAGAAGTGGTAAGACTGAAGAATACAGAAAAATCCATATTACCCCTAATGAGCAGAAATATTATGGAATGGTGGGTGGCGACAAAATCCAGGTTTTTGATACCGATTGCGGAAAAATAGGTATCCTGATTTGTTACGATGTAGAATTCCCGGAATTGAGCCGGATTTATGCAGATCAGGGGATGCAGATTCTTTTTGTTCCCTTCCTGACCGATACACAAAATGGCTATACCAGGGTAAGAAGATGTGCCCAGGCCAGAGCGATTGAAAATGAGTGTTATGTAGCCATTGCCGGATGTGTGGGTAACTTACCAAAGGTAAACAACATGGACATTCAATTTGCGCAATCTGCAGTATTTACACCTTCCGACTTTGCCTTTCCCACCAATGCGGTAAAAGCAGAAACTACTCCGAATACAGAAATGATGCTGGTAGTCGACGTAGACCTTCATTTACTGGATGAACTTCATCATTTCGGGACCGTAAAAATCCTGAAAGACCGTCGTAAAGATCTTTATGAAGTGAGGTTATTAAAATAATCAGCTGATCAATATTACCTGTCGGAATACGCTAAACCTATGTAAGCCGCATTCCGACAGGTATTTTAAGTTTCTGTTATTTTAGGAAATCCCTCTTTAGTTTACTCAGCTATACATGAGCTTTAGGAATGTCTGAAAAATAGCCAATAAATCAGCAATGCAAGTACCAATATCGGAATGATCCATTTCAAAACCGGTCCGGCACCATTCTTATCATATTCATTTACAGCCTGAGGAGATGGTCCGGGATCATCCTCATGTTTAGAATAATTCGTTTCTATTGGCTTATGCGGTTTTAACGGATCCTCTTCGTGTTGTGGATTAATATTTTCCATGATTTCAATGTTTAATTCCAGTTTACATAACAACACCTTATCTTTTAAAAGGTTTTAAGGCTAAATCTTATCTTTGTAGCCGATGTTGAACAATTCCGTGAAATATAGCAGGATGATTAAAGCCGAAGCCTTAAGGCTGGGCTTCATGCAATGCGGAATTGCCAAAGCAGATTTCCTGGAGGAAGAGGCCTCGAGATTGGAGAAATGGTTGAAAAACAACCACCATGGAGAAATGGGCTACATGGAGAACCACTTTGACAAACGGCTCGACCCAAGATTACTTGTGGACGACTCAAAATCAGTGATCTCTCTGACCCTGAACTACTTTCCTGAAGAAAGGCAGCAGGACCCCGATGCGCCTAAGATATCGAAATATGCCTATGGTACCGATTACCATCTGGTCATTAAGGATAAGCTTTTTCAACTGCTTAATTTTATTTCAGAAGAGATTGGTGAAGTCAGCGGACGTGCATTTGTCGATTCGGCTCCGGTGATGGACCGCGCATGGGCAAAACGCGCTGGTATTGGCTGGATTGGTAAAAACAGCAACCTGATTAATAAAAAGAGTGGCTCTTTCTTTTTCCTTGCGGAGCTGATCGTGGACCTTGAACTGGAATACGACAACCCTTTTGAGACGGATCATTGTGGAACCTGTACCAAATGTATAGATGCCTGCCCTACTGATGCCATCTTATCCCCTTTTATTATAGATGCGAAAAAGTGTATTTCTTATCTGACCATAGAATTAAGGGAAGAAATTCCGCAGTCTTTTAATGATAAGATGGAGAACTGGATGTTCGGATGTGACATTTGTCAGGACGTATGTCCCTGGAACAGGTTTTCAGTTCCCCACTCTGAACCGAAATTTCAACCCAATGAGAACCTGTTGCAGATGAAACGAGAGGACTGGCTGGACATTACGGAAGATGTATTTAAAACCATCTTTAAAAACTCAGCAGTAAAGCGGACCAAATTTAAAGGGCTGACCAGAAATATTGATTTTATTAAAACAGCACCAAAATAAAAAACTGCGCCATATATCGATGCGACGCAGTTCTTATTGTTTTTACTTTTTATTTTAGCAGCTTATCGATGAATCCAACTATTTCCGGATCATTGTAGTCGGCCGCACCTAAATGGTGAAATGCCAGTTTTCCCGATTTATCCAGAATCACAGTAGTAGGCATTGAGCCAGCAAAATATTCTTTAGGCACCTCACTCTCCGGCAAATAAACAGGAAGCGTATAGCCGTTCTTTTTCATGAATTCATTGGCCTCTTTATATTTACCGTCTACATCAACCATGATAAAAACCAACTGCTCATTATCTTTATATTTAGTATATAAAGCTTGAATAGAGGGCATTTCAGCAATGCATGGAGGGCACCAGGTAGCCCAGAAATTAACAAAAACTACTTTCCCTTTTAATTCAGCAAGGCTGATGGATTTGCCCTTCCCATCGGCAAAGGTGACTTGTTCTCCACCAGGTACCGCAACCGAAGCATCTGCTTCCGGCGCTGAACTTTTTGGTATTGCAGGCGCCTGAACCAATCCTATTTTCATCAGGCTTTGGATCACCCAGCCTTTTGCCTCCGGACTAAATATGAGAGTAAGCACAAATAAAATGGCTACTGCCATACTGATATTCGAAAATGTGAACCAATTCTTTTTTTGCAGGTTATTATTTTGATCTTTTATAGATGTCATGATATTGATTTAAACTTCAGGTATTCAGAAACTTTTGTTTTATTACGGATGATGTAAACAGATCCTATATCAGTAAAAGTCTGTTCCACAGGAAAATCGAAGTCCTTGTCCGGCGAAACCAGGAATATGGAATTGGAAGCTGATAATGTCTTTTGTCTGCTGTCAGAAGAGAAGTCAGAAATCCAGGCAAAATGAAAAACAAGAATGGCATCATGGCCTGTGTCTTGCTTAGGTTCCGGAAGGTCAACTGTACGCTTTCTTTTAAAGCTGTCTGCATTTTGCAGGAGGATATTCCTGATTTAAAATCTGCTTTTATCCGGGTAACAGTCTTTACTGCCCCTACCCGAGCTGATTGTTCAATAGTCTGAGCAGAGAAAAAGAAAATAATCCCTTGTTTCAAGGCGCAGGAGGAAGGCAGACATAATGTACACAACAGAAACACCGCTAAAATCTGACGGACTTTAGTGGTTAATTTACAAGGAGTATGTCCAACTAATCTGTTCATGCGACACAAAAATAGGGAATTAAAGAAAACGAATGGTCATAAGTCTTAAAAAACAAAAGAAGACAGCTCTTCACTGTCTTCTTTTATACCACAGGACTAAAACTATAAACTCAGCACATTATCAGATTTGTCCTTGTCCGGAACATGAGCACTACCCAGCTCCACCTTTTTCAAATTTTTCTTACCTGAAACCCGAAGACTGATCTTTTGATCTCCATTCTCCCATACCGCGATACTTTGATGAACCTTCATCTTAGTACCATCCTCAAAAGTCAACGACAAATCCACAGGCAGCGGTTTATTGCTTTTGTTTTCTATTACAATTTCATATTCTTCTCCTACTTTGTTCGCAGAAACGATCCCCAGGTCCGTTACTCCCTCTTCGAAGAACCAACGTTTCCAGAACCAGTCCATATTTTTACCAGCACCTTCATTCATACTGTAAAAGAAGTCGAATGGCATCGGGTGTTTTCCCTGCCATTGGCTGATATAATGATGTAAAGCCTTATTGAACAATTCATCTCCCAGATAATCCTTTACAAAAAGATAACCTAATCCGGGTTTAGGATAAGAATTCGTAAATGCCCCTACCCCCTTCAGCTCCGTGCTTAAGGTCACGATGGGAACATCATCCTTTGAGCCGGAAGACATTGCTGTTGGAGCTACTCCATATTCATCAACCATAGCCGGATCGATCATTGGTCCGATCAGCCATTCGCCGATGGTGGCCCAGCCTTCGTCCATCCAGGCATATTTGGTTTCATTCGTGCCCATATAAAAAGGAAACATCGTATGAAAAATTTCATGAACCGTCAGTGTAATCGCATCTTCTCTTTTTTCTACCGGATTATCGTTCACCATCATTGGATACTCCATCTGATCAAGCCCGTCAAAGATCGTTTCATGTGCATATGGATAAGGCCATTTAGGGAAAGTATAGCTCATCGCATGAACCGTTTTACGGGCAAAATCGATGACTTCATAATAATCCTTATGGATTGGGTTAAAAGCTGCATCTACCCTGGTCCTTCTTCCTGTTTGAGGATCTACAACCAGACTCGTTGACTTCCATAAGTAATGATCGCTTGTGGCGAACACAAAATCAGTTACATTTTTAGCTTCAAACTTCCAGGTATTGTACGCCTGATCAGCAGTAACTGCTTTATTTTCCAGGTCTTTATCGTCAATCACATCAACCACCGCATCTTCCTTTTCCGCTTTGGCAAGACGTTCTGCAATGTCTTTTTTCAATACCTGTTTTGCATTCAGCAGATCGCCGGTAGCCCAAACCACAAAGTTCTTGGGAACAGTAATTTCTCCTTTGAAACTACAGAAATCATTATAAAACTCCACTTCACCGGTATATGGGAATTTATTCCAGCCATCGATATCATCATAAACAGCCACACGCGGAAAGAAATAAGCAACGAAATGAGAACCTTCATCTACCTGTCCAGTACGCATATGAGAGCCTTTATTCAAATCGTATTTGTATTCGATTTTCAATTTGATGTTCTTTCCCGGGGCAAGGGCAGCAATTGCGGCCTGCATATTCGTTCCTTCGATGGTCATGGCCTGCTGATCCAGTTTCCGGCCATCAGCCTGCATCGACAGGATACTCACGCCTTCATTCAGGTCCCTTTCATTAAATTTGGTTTTTCTTTCCACACCCTTCTTATATAAGTTCGGATAAAGTTTAAACCACAGTTGTTTCAGCGTATCCGGACTGTTGTTATAATAAACAACCTCTACTACTCCTTTTAACTCCCTGCTTGCAGGATTAAAATTAACTTTCAGGTCGTAGTTTGCCGTATTCTGCCAGTATCTGGCTCCGGGTTTCCCCGATACAGCTCTCGTACCCTTTGCATAAGCTGCCTGGATTTCCGCAGGAACAGGTAACTGCTGAGCATAAACCAAGCCCGACAGGCATATTGATACCAGCAAAAATGAGATCTTTTTCATAGTTAGTATATCATCTTGTTTTAACAAAAAAGAGGTTGCCGGAAATGAATCCAGACAGCCTCTTTATATTTTTCTAATCGTTTCTTTTATTTTCCAAACTTCATTTTCAATTGCTCTAACATATCGTTAGTTACTGCAACTGCAGGTTTCGGCTTTTTAGCTTGTGGAGCTGATGGATTGGCATTAGGCTGAGCTGGTTTTGGCTTATTTGCCCCGGCCTGTTGCTGCTTTTCCTGTTTCAACTGTTCCTTCTTCTTGTTCCATCTGGTCCAGATCTCTTCCAGCTTTTTCTTGGTATAAAGCGGGAAATCCCCTTGCTTCATCCATGCATAATAGCTAGGCTCAGTATCAAATACCTGTTCAACCGTTTTACCTTTATGTTTACCGAAGTTAAATATTTCCTGATCCTGCTCATTGAAAACCATTCTTCCGGCAAAATCAACGGGTTTATTCATATTCGTAAAGGTATGCAGCGCATCTACATCATTCTTTACCGGCTTAGAAATTTTACCTTGTTTATCTTCAAACTCAGTATCGCTGTAACGCTCAATCTGAGCAAGAAGCACATGGTAAGTCGCCAGGATATCGGCTTCAGCAGAGTGTGCATTCACAATATCTTTGTCGCAATAAAACTTATAGGCAGCACGTAAAGTGCGTTGTTCCATCTGGTGAAATATATTCTGAACGTCTACAAATTTCCTGTCAGACATATCAAAATCTACTCCTGCTCTTAAAAATTCTTCCAGTAATACCGGAATGTCAAATCTGTTGGAATTATAACCTGCAAGGTCAGCATCTCCAATAAATGCAGACAGTTCAGCAGCTACATCTTTAAAAGTAGGCTCATTGGCAATATCCTTATCATAAATCCCATGAATCAGGGAAGATGCTAAAGGAATCGGCATTTCAGGGTTAATGCGCATTGTTTTGATCAACTCCGATCCATCGGGCATCGCTTTTAAAATGGCAATTTCTACAATACGATCTGCACCAACATTAACACCAGTGGTTTCCAGATCAAAAAAAGCAAGAGGGCGGTTTAAATTTAATTTCATTAGTATATGTTGCTATTTTTAAAGGTGTGAATCCCCAGGAATTCATTTTATAACTCTTTGGTAGCTTTTCAAAAGTCGTAAAAATCATCCATTAAACCTGAACTTATTTAGTATTGTATAAAATAGTCTCCCCGGTTCTTTTTTATTAAGAACTATCCTACCTTTGCGGTTAATAAGTTACGCTTCCATGAAATACATTTACCTCTCATTATTTTTTGTTTTTTGTTCAGTGAAATCCAATGCACAGGATTTCAAATTCGGAGACTATACGCACGATGATCTTGCCTTAAAAAACACGGTGATTGACAGCAATGCCAATGCCATCGTAATTCGTGAGTTTGGAACAGCGAGAATCGACAACGATGATGTCAGAGGCCGGATGATGGTCGAATACCTATACCATGTCCGCATCAAAATCTTCAACAAACAAGGCTTTGACCAGGGAAACATCAGCATTATGCAACATGTTTATGGTAATGACGCAGAAGACGAAATCAGAGACATCAAGGGCGTTACCACAAATTACGTAAATGGGACGTTTAAGCAAACTGATCTGGATCCTAAAAAAATATTCAAAGAGAAAAAGAACAAATATAGAAATCTGACCAAATTCACCATGCCCAATCTGATGGATGGAAGTATTATTGAATATAGCTATCGCATCAGTATCCCCAGAATATTTAATTTCAGAAACTGGGAGTTTCAATCCGATATTCCAAAATTACATAGTGAATACATTGCTTACATACCTGCATTGTACAATTATAATGTATCCTTAAGAGGAGCCTTAAAACTCAACGATACCAAGGCCGAGCTTCAGAAGGAATGCCTGCGGATCTCCGGTGTTTCCGTTGATTGCTCCAAAATGACCTATACCATGAAAAATATCCCCGCATTTGTAGAGGAAGATTACATGACAGCAGCGGTCAACTTTAAATCAGCCATTAACTTTGAACTCTCCGATTATCAAACATTGGATGGTTCTAAAAGAAACGTTACAAAAACCTGGAAAGACGTCGATAATGAACTAGTATCTGATAAATCATTTGGATCACAGATGAAGAAAAAAGATGCTTTTAAAGACCTCATGCCTGAGCTGCTTAAGAATACGACCGACGACCTGAGTAAAGCACAAGCCATATACCGTTACATCGCAAAAAACATCAAGTCCAATGGTTTTATAGGAATCTATAGTGAAACAGCCGTTAAAAAGGCACTGGAAACCCATTCCGGCAATACCGGCGACATCAACCTTAGCCTTATTGCCGCACTCTCAGCAGCAAATATTGATGCAGAAGCACTGATCCTCTCCACCCGTGAGTATGGTCAGGTAAATGACCTGTATCCGGTGATTACCGATTTTAATTATGTGGTGGCCAAAGTAAATATCGGAGATAAAAGCTATCTGCTGGATGCTTCTACCCCACTACTTCCTTTTGGCCTACTCCCGCTACACTGTATCAATGGAAAAGGAAGAGTAATTAACCTTAAAAAACCTTCCTACTGGTATGATCTGATTGCCAGTCAGAAAGATTATACCCGCTACAACTTCATTGCAACCCTCACCAAAGAGGGCAAAATAAAAGGCGAACTACTCACCTATTCCTCAGGATATGCAGCACTAAAAAAGAGAAAGGGCATTCAGGCCGCTAATTCTGTAGAGGAATACGTGGAAAAACTGGATGAAAAAATGCCTAAAATC
This region of Pedobacter steynii genomic DNA includes:
- a CDS encoding TlpA family protein disulfide reductase, producing MTSIKDQNNNLQKKNWFTFSNISMAVAILFVLTLIFSPEAKGWVIQSLMKIGLVQAPAIPKSSAPEADASVAVPGGEQVTFADGKGKSISLAELKGKVVFVNFWATWCPPCIAEMPSIQALYTKYKDNEQLVFIMVDVDGKYKEANEFMKKNGYTLPVYLPESEVPKEYFAGSMPTTVILDKSGKLAFHHLGAADYNDPEIVGFIDKLLK
- a CDS encoding M1 family metallopeptidase, which gives rise to MKKISFLLVSICLSGLVYAQQLPVPAEIQAAYAKGTRAVSGKPGARYWQNTANYDLKVNFNPASRELKGVVEVVYYNNSPDTLKQLWFKLYPNLYKKGVERKTKFNERDLNEGVSILSMQADGRKLDQQAMTIEGTNMQAAIAALAPGKNIKLKIEYKYDLNKGSHMRTGQVDEGSHFVAYFFPRVAVYDDIDGWNKFPYTGEVEFYNDFCSFKGEITVPKNFVVWATGDLLNAKQVLKKDIAERLAKAEKEDAVVDVIDDKDLENKAVTADQAYNTWKFEAKNVTDFVFATSDHYLWKSTSLVVDPQTGRRTRVDAAFNPIHKDYYEVIDFARKTVHAMSYTFPKWPYPYAHETIFDGLDQMEYPMMVNDNPVEKREDAITLTVHEIFHTMFPFYMGTNETKYAWMDEGWATIGEWLIGPMIDPAMVDEYGVAPTAMSSGSKDDVPIVTLSTELKGVGAFTNSYPKPGLGYLFVKDYLGDELFNKALHHYISQWQGKHPMPFDFFYSMNEGAGKNMDWFWKRWFFEEGVTDLGIVSANKVGEEYEIVIENKSNKPLPVDLSLTFEDGTKMKVHQSIAVWENGDQKISLRVSGKKNLKKVELGSAHVPDKDKSDNVLSL
- a CDS encoding DUF3857 domain-containing protein codes for the protein MKYIYLSLFFVFCSVKSNAQDFKFGDYTHDDLALKNTVIDSNANAIVIREFGTARIDNDDVRGRMMVEYLYHVRIKIFNKQGFDQGNISIMQHVYGNDAEDEIRDIKGVTTNYVNGTFKQTDLDPKKIFKEKKNKYRNLTKFTMPNLMDGSIIEYSYRISIPRIFNFRNWEFQSDIPKLHSEYIAYIPALYNYNVSLRGALKLNDTKAELQKECLRISGVSVDCSKMTYTMKNIPAFVEEDYMTAAVNFKSAINFELSDYQTLDGSKRNVTKTWKDVDNELVSDKSFGSQMKKKDAFKDLMPELLKNTTDDLSKAQAIYRYIAKNIKSNGFIGIYSETAVKKALETHSGNTGDINLSLIAALSAANIDAEALILSTREYGQVNDLYPVITDFNYVVAKVNIGDKSYLLDASTPLLPFGLLPLHCINGKGRVINLKKPSYWYDLIASQKDYTRYNFIATLTKEGKIKGELLTYSSGYAALKKRKGIQAANSVEEYVEKLDEKMPKISIGKYEIQNVDSLEQPLIEKYDITINSYDGTSAAQILFSPFFIDNISKNPFNLNERTYPIDLGAMTESRCSIQLTVPEDFVLTEQPKDLNIALPDNGGRYLSSTSFMNQVINFNQLLQLNKPVYHPAEYLSLKELYSRIIQLQKTDIIFKKAK
- a CDS encoding 3'-5' exonuclease, with the translated sequence MKLNLNRPLAFFDLETTGVNVGADRIVEIAILKAMPDGSELIKTMRINPEMPIPLASSLIHGIYDKDIANEPTFKDVAAELSAFIGDADLAGYNSNRFDIPVLLEEFLRAGVDFDMSDRKFVDVQNIFHQMEQRTLRAAYKFYCDKDIVNAHSAEADILATYHVLLAQIERYSDTEFEDKQGKISKPVKNDVDALHTFTNMNKPVDFAGRMVFNEQDQEIFNFGKHKGKTVEQVFDTEPSYYAWMKQGDFPLYTKKKLEEIWTRWNKKKEQLKQEKQQQAGANKPKPAQPNANPSAPQAKKPKPAVAVTNDMLEQLKMKFGK
- the queG gene encoding tRNA epoxyqueuosine(34) reductase QueG; the encoded protein is MLNNSVKYSRMIKAEALRLGFMQCGIAKADFLEEEASRLEKWLKNNHHGEMGYMENHFDKRLDPRLLVDDSKSVISLTLNYFPEERQQDPDAPKISKYAYGTDYHLVIKDKLFQLLNFISEEIGEVSGRAFVDSAPVMDRAWAKRAGIGWIGKNSNLINKKSGSFFFLAELIVDLELEYDNPFETDHCGTCTKCIDACPTDAILSPFIIDAKKCISYLTIELREEIPQSFNDKMENWMFGCDICQDVCPWNRFSVPHSEPKFQPNENLLQMKREDWLDITEDVFKTIFKNSAVKRTKFKGLTRNIDFIKTAPK